A genomic window from Sandaracinaceae bacterium includes:
- a CDS encoding haloacid dehalogenase-like hydrolase, with protein MPTVVLFDVDGTLLTCGGAGRVAMEAAFREAVGRDDVCRFSFAGHTDRAIAREGLRGAGLEPDEAAIDAFLERYLGHLEPALDRSEGYSVFAGVTVLLDALEGRDGWAIGLGTGNVERGARAKLRRGGLDPRFGFGGFGCDHEERPRLIAAGAARGAQRLGVAVESCRVVVIGDTIRDVDAARAIGAECLAVATGSASVETLREHGATLTVAALTDAPVRAFLEL; from the coding sequence ATGCCGACCGTGGTGCTCTTCGACGTGGACGGGACGCTCCTCACCTGCGGGGGTGCCGGCCGCGTGGCGATGGAGGCGGCCTTCCGCGAGGCCGTGGGGCGCGACGACGTCTGCCGGTTCTCGTTCGCCGGTCACACCGACCGCGCCATCGCGCGAGAGGGTCTCCGCGGCGCCGGGCTCGAGCCGGACGAGGCGGCCATCGACGCGTTCCTCGAGCGCTACCTCGGGCACCTCGAGCCCGCGCTCGATCGCAGCGAGGGCTACTCCGTCTTCGCCGGCGTTACCGTCTTGCTCGACGCGCTCGAGGGGCGCGACGGTTGGGCGATCGGCCTCGGCACGGGGAACGTGGAGCGGGGCGCGCGGGCGAAGCTGCGCCGGGGCGGGCTCGACCCGCGCTTCGGCTTCGGCGGCTTCGGCTGCGACCACGAGGAGCGGCCTCGCCTCATCGCGGCGGGCGCGGCGCGTGGCGCGCAGCGGCTGGGCGTCGCGGTGGAGTCGTGCCGGGTCGTCGTGATCGGAGACACCATCCGCGACGTCGACGCGGCGCGCGCGATCGGCGCGGAGTGTCTGGCCGTCGCGACCGGATCGGCCTCGGTCGAGACGCTCCGCGAGCACGGCGCGACGCTGACGGTCGCCGCGCTGACGGACGCCCCGGTCCGCGCGTTCCTCGAGCTCTGA
- a CDS encoding carboxyl transferase domain-containing protein → MSASEQRYPVLRTKVDTSGETFAQNREQNLASVAKLDQALAKSREGGGEKYVERHLGKGKLLPRQRIELLLDRDAHFLEIAPVAGHNVRGHATGASLVGGVGVVSGVECMISASEATVKGGAISELGVAKTMRLAEIAEQNRLPSISLMESAGADLPNQSKIFVPGGRGFRDLTRRSEARTPTVCLVFGSSTAGGAYVPGMSDYVVMVKEQAQVYLGGPPLVKMAIGEETTHEELGGAEMHSRVSGVSDYLAEDEVDAIRIGREIMAHLDWKKASAPTPREIEAPLYDPEDLLGIASPDIKVPFDAREVIARIVDGSRFSEFKPLYGSTLVCGWAHVHGHPVGILANNGILFTDSSNKGAQFIQLCNQSDVPLLYLQNITGFMVGTKVEQEGIIKAGAKLINAVSNSTVPAITIMMGASYGAGNYGMCGRAYEPRFLFTWPNHRIAVMGGKQLAGVLDLVKREAAAKKGLEVDEQQLNVAKQMIEGQVDNESDAFFASARLWDDGIIDPRDTRDVVGLCLSTTYNAPVAGTTSWGVFRH, encoded by the coding sequence ATGAGCGCTTCGGAGCAACGCTACCCGGTCTTGCGCACGAAGGTCGACACGAGCGGCGAGACCTTCGCCCAGAACCGCGAGCAGAACCTCGCCTCGGTCGCGAAGCTGGACCAGGCGCTGGCGAAGTCCCGCGAAGGCGGAGGCGAGAAGTACGTCGAGCGTCACCTGGGCAAAGGCAAGCTCCTCCCGCGTCAGCGGATCGAGCTGCTGCTGGATCGCGACGCGCACTTCCTCGAGATCGCCCCCGTCGCGGGCCACAACGTGCGTGGACACGCGACCGGCGCGTCGCTCGTGGGCGGCGTCGGCGTCGTCAGCGGCGTGGAGTGCATGATCAGCGCGTCGGAGGCGACGGTGAAGGGCGGCGCGATCAGCGAGCTGGGCGTGGCCAAGACCATGCGGCTCGCGGAGATCGCCGAGCAGAATCGGCTGCCTTCGATCAGCCTGATGGAGTCGGCGGGCGCGGATCTTCCCAACCAGTCGAAGATCTTCGTGCCGGGGGGACGCGGCTTCCGGGACCTCACGCGCCGCAGCGAGGCGCGCACCCCGACCGTCTGCCTAGTCTTCGGGTCGTCGACCGCGGGCGGCGCCTACGTGCCGGGGATGAGCGACTACGTGGTGATGGTGAAGGAGCAGGCGCAGGTCTACCTGGGCGGGCCGCCGCTCGTGAAGATGGCCATCGGCGAGGAGACCACGCACGAGGAGCTGGGCGGCGCCGAGATGCACAGCCGGGTCAGCGGGGTCAGCGACTACCTCGCGGAGGACGAGGTGGACGCGATCCGCATCGGCCGCGAGATCATGGCGCACCTCGACTGGAAGAAGGCGAGCGCGCCGACCCCGCGCGAGATCGAAGCGCCCTTGTACGACCCCGAGGACCTCCTCGGCATCGCGAGCCCCGACATCAAGGTGCCGTTCGACGCGCGCGAGGTCATCGCGCGGATCGTCGACGGATCCCGCTTCAGCGAGTTCAAGCCGCTGTACGGGAGCACGCTCGTCTGCGGCTGGGCCCACGTGCACGGCCACCCGGTCGGCATCCTCGCCAACAACGGCATCCTCTTCACCGACAGCTCGAACAAGGGCGCGCAGTTCATCCAGCTGTGCAACCAGAGCGACGTCCCGCTCCTGTACCTGCAGAACATCACCGGCTTCATGGTCGGCACGAAGGTCGAGCAAGAGGGCATCATCAAGGCGGGCGCCAAGCTCATCAACGCGGTGTCGAACAGCACCGTGCCCGCGATCACGATCATGATGGGCGCGAGCTACGGCGCGGGGAACTACGGCATGTGCGGCCGGGCGTACGAGCCGCGGTTCCTCTTCACCTGGCCCAACCACCGCATCGCCGTCATGGGCGGCAAGCAGCTCGCGGGGGTGCTCGACCTCGTCAAGCGCGAGGCGGCGGCGAAGAAGGGCCTCGAGGTCGACGAGCAACAGCTGAACGTCGCCAAGCAGATGATCGAGGGCCAGGTCG